In the genome of Numenius arquata chromosome 35, bNumArq3.hap1.1, whole genome shotgun sequence, the window AGCGGCGACGGGGGGACAGCGACATGAGGGGtcgggggggacagagggacacggggacacacggggacatggggggacgcCAACACGGGGGTCAAGGGGTCAGGGGGACACCGAcacggggggtgagggggggacagCGATACAGGGGGGGCAGCGACTCGGGGacatgggacagagggacatggtgggacactgacgggggggggggggggacctggggggacaTGGGTCAGGGGGACATAGGGACatgggggcagggggatgtgAGGGGACAGGACAGCACAGGACACCGACACAGGGacaggggggcatggggacatggggtcaTATTGGTGACAGTGGGACATGGTgggtcagggggacatgggggacaccaaCACGAGTACAGGGGAACctaggggacatggggacacggagggCCATGGGGtcacagggatgtggggacatggggggacactgagatggggacatggggatgtgggAGGACAAGGTGGGACACCAACATGGagatggggggatgtgggggacatggggacacggggacagggggggacaccAACACGGGGACGGAGGAAaaagggatgtggggacatgggaacAGTGGGAAAAGGGGgcatggggacaccggggacatGGGAACTTGAGGGCACACTGACATGGGGACAAGGGAACACAGGGGAAAGGGTACATGTGGATGTTGGGGTGCTGGGaaatggggacacggggacaacagggacatggggacacatggggatATTGAGgcatggggacacatggggggcaCAGGTACATGGGGGGACATGGCgagacacagggacatggtgggacatgggggagcacagggacatgaggggacacagggacacgtggggacagggggtgccccagccagggcaggggacatcatggggacagcCACCCAAGCTGAGTGGAGGGGCAGCCGCCGAGGGAGGCGACAGATGGACAGCcaccccgccccgcggtgggccCCACCGCTCCCTCTGCCATCGCCCCTTTAACGTCCCCCCCCCGGTTCCCGCAGCGGAAGCGGAAGTCGCTGGGAGGCGGTGGGGCGGGTCCAGCCGGTTCCAGAGGGCTCCGTgtgcggccccgccgccgccgccatggtgAGGCCGGGCCCGGGGCCTCCGCCGGGGGGCGCGGTGGGGCCGGTGGTCCTGCATGGGCCTTGCCGGGGGCTGGGCCGGGGCTCGGGAGGATCGGGATGAGGCTCCGGGGGGGCTGCCTGGGCCTTGTTGGGGGCCGgtgtggggctctgggagggccAGACCTTGCCATGGGGGGGCCTGTGTGGGGCTCAGGgagaggcttgggggggggggggagcagatcTTGCCAGGGGATCAGTATGGGGCTCTAGGAGGGCGGTGTGAGTAGCCTGGCACTGCTGGGGGGGCCAGTGTGGGGCTCTGGAGGTCCACGTGGGTGACCTGGCACTGCTGGGGGACCGGTGTGGGTCTCCGGGGGGCTGATGTGGGgtcggggggggaggggcagatCCCTGCTCTCACCCTTtatcccctcctgccccatccctcagTCGGCGGCACTGGACCTGCGATCCAAGGAGGAGAAGGACGCGGAGCTGGACAAGCGCATCGAGGCGCTGCGCAAGAAGAACGAGGCCCTCATCAAACGATACCAGgtaccggggtgggggggggaggctcATGGggctccccacaccccccagcccctccataGGGCTCCCACACCTCACCCCCTGCCATGCAGAGGCAGGGAAGGTGCTTACAGCTCCTAATCCCCTGCCTGCAGCGGCTTAACATGGGGTTTAACGTAATACAGGGGTcacaggagggtgttggggggatTTCATGTCCTTACCCCCCGCCAAATTCCatgtcgggggtgggggggtgtgtttcCTCTATCGTGACGGCAGGAGATTGAGGAAGATCGGAagaaggcagagcaggaggtgaCAGCGCTGCGCCGGGCACGGCCCCCCGAGGCCGAAGCCGAGAGGAGATGGGTGGATGCTAGCACCCTCCAGGTCATGCTCTCCCCCGGGGTGAGTTTGGGGGGAGGGATTTGGAGCTGGGGAACAAAGCTGGGGGGCGATGTGGGTCTCGCTGACcccctcatctccatctccccctgCAGGAGAAGCGTGTGGTGAAGGACAAGAAGCCCTtgggcaccccaaaacctggcCATGGTGCCTCCCCCCGTGTTTCAGGGCGTGCTGGGCTGCGGTCCGTCCGGTCCCCAcggggggagcccccccccgACACACTCTGGGGGGAGACTGGAGGGAACAGTGTGACACTGGGAGAGCATGGGGGCTGGGGACGGCGcttgcggggccggggggcggccggcCCAGTGATGGGGGGGTGATGCTGGCCCCGACCGAAAGTCcaaggtgggttttttgaggGCCGGGTGGGTTTTTTGCATGTCATATGTGCTTtttggggcaggcagggaagttTTTTGGATGCTGTGGGGTTCTTTGGGGGCTCCAAGTGGGTTTTCTGGGGGGCCAGGTGGGGTTTCTGGATGCTgtgtgggatttttggggggttgggtaGGTTTTTTGGGGGGCCAGGTGGGTTTTCTGGGGGACCGGGTAGGGTTTCTTGATGCCATGTGGGTTTCTTTGggggcagatattttttttctggatgctgTGGGGCTCTTTGGGGGGTGGGTAGGTTTTTTCAATGCCTTGTGGGTATTTTGAGGGCACCAGGTGGGGTTTTCTGGATGTCatatgggttttttggggggggacaggtggggtttttgggggacCAGGTAGGGTTTcttgatgctgtgggttttttttggatgccatgtgggttttttggggtgacAGGTAGGGTTTTCGGGGGCCAGGTAGAGCTTCTGGATGctgtgtgggtttgggggggtgtcgGTTAGGCTTTTTGGGGGGCCAGGTGAGTTTTTTGGGGACCAGGTAGGGTTTCTTGATGCCATGTGAGCTTTCTGGGGGGTCAGGTGTTTATTTCTggatgttgtggggtttttttggggggccgGGTAGTTTTTTTGGGGCCAGGTGGGTGTTTCTGGATGCcatgggggttttgggggggggtctagGTAGGCTTTTTGGGGGGCCATATGGGTTTCTTGATGCCATGTGAGCTTTTGGGGGGGCAGGTGTTTTTTTCTGGatgctgtgtgggttttttggggggggcaggaaggtttTTTGGGGTctaggtgtggggttttttttgatgccGTTGGGGGTATTTTGGGGGGCCAAGTAGGTTTTTTGGAtgctgagtgggtttttttggtggccttgtgggttttttttggggtcaATGGGCTCACCCCACACCCCAGAGGTGTGGGAAGTGGGGGGGTGttactggttttggggggggcgtttCTCACCAGGAATGGGAAGAGCGACGACGACGGAACATTGAGAAAATGAACGAGGAGATGGAGAAAATCGCTGAGTATGAGAGGAACCAGCGGGTGAGGGAGGGAcagggcaccgggggggggggcgagccGGGCGGTCATGAGTGTCACCTCTGGGGGTGACAACATCCccatttccccccctgccctgacGCAGGATGGGCTTCATGAGAAGAACCCAGTGCGGAATTTCTTGGACGACCCACGACGCAGCGGCCCCTTCCAGGAGGCCGATCGCAAGGAGGGCAGTCGGCGGCACGTCCGAAACTGGGGGGGCCCTGATTTCGACAAGGTGAAGGCCGGGATGGAGCGTGAGAAAACCTGGCAAGGCCCCGTACGtatccccctgcccccccaacctCATACCCCCATTTTTTTGGGGTCTTGGGGTGGATTTTTGGTGGGATTTGAGTGGTTGGGGCAGGGCTTGAGCCACCTCTGGCCACAGGGACGTCGTTCCAGTCCCAAAACTGGGGGGCAACTGGACATGACGCTCTCCATGACGGGGCGGGAACGAGCCGAGTACGTCCGGTGGAAGAAGGAACGGGATCAGATTGATCGGGAACGCCTGGCGCGGCACCGCAAACCCACTGGCCAGTGGCGGAGGGAGTGGGACGCCGAGAAATCCGACAGCATGTGTGTAACGGggggcatggggcaggggggggtggtggATTTGGGGAGGTTGTGGTGTCCCCCATGTTACCCGCTCCCTTTTTTTTAGGTTCAAGGAAGGCTCTGCGGTGGCACCCGCCTCGGAAGCCGGCAGCGGGGAGGAAAACAGGCGGCTTCCTCCCAAACCTCCCACTTTTGGGGAGTTTCTCACTCCACATCGCACCCCACGGAGGAAAAAGGGCCGGGGCCAGGGCGGCAGGACCAAGCCCTACAGGTGGGGGGCGcaagggggtggaggggggggctCCTCTCTGAACTCCCTTTTTCCCTGGATTTTGGTTTCTGAGCTGTTGGGATCACCTTTCCCCTTCCCCGCCAGCATGCATGACAACcggtgggaggagaaggagctgctggcGCCAAGCGAGGAAGCGGAGAACCAGAGGGTAAAATGCCAGAGGGAGGAAATGTGGGGTTCTTCAGCTGGGGGGCTCTTCTCCCCCATCTGACACCTGCAAATCTGTGCCCCCAGGCAGAGGAAACACCTCGTGGGGCCCTTCTCCCCCCTCTGACACCCCCAAATCTGTGCCTGCAGGCAGAGGAAACACCCAGCGAGCGCCCCCCGGAGCCCTCTGCTTCCCTGAGCCCAGAGGAGGATGAGGACCAGTGGGAGGATgtcagtgaggaagaggaggaggaggaggaggaagaagaagaggaggaggaagaggaaggcagccCAGACTTGTCGAGCGAGGCCGAACCCCCCCGCAGTGCGTCCCCCAAAGCCCAGCGTCCCCCCAGAACCGGGCAGGCTGCGGCTCCCCAACTGcccgtgccccccagcaccccagagaGGGGGGTCTGCACCCCCCCCAGTCCCTTCTCCCCCCTGGGAGGCCACCAGCCTGTCCCGGACTGGGCCGAGGAGATGGACCTGGCCTCCCCCCGCAGCAGCCTCGGGGACAGTCCCCTTTCAGGTCCCACTGTCCCCAAGGCGAGAGGGGCCCCCGGAGAGACTCCAGGTAAAACTTGGGGGGGAGCTTTGCCCCAATTCAGGTTATGGGGGGGGGTGCACACACCAGACCCCTGGGATTTGCGGGGGGACAGACACgtagcaggaggagcaggacaaGGGAAGGGAGCAAACAGGGGTTGACCGTGGTCTCTTTCCCCCCGCAGGGCTGAGCCCCATGGAGCTGACAGGTCCCCCCAGCGGGGTGCAGAGCCCCAcaggcccccccccgggggaagAAGTGAGGCCCAGCATGGGGCAAGAagctctggagaagctggaggaggcagcCGGGAGCCTGGCAGAGGACAGGACACAAGGTGGCCAGAGGAATacggggggggctgcaccccatgGGAGCCCCTCCCCACCTTCAATCCCCCAAACTGGGGGGTTCCTGTGATCCAGGAGGGGTTTCCTGCAAGATGGAGGGGGTCACCTGCAAGCTGGGGGCGGTTCCCAGTAGCCAGAGGGGTGGTTCCTGGTAGCTGGGGGGGTTCTTTTTACCCAGGGAGGGTTCCTGTGACCCAGGGGGGATTCAGACCCCCATTTCTTCTATATTTTGggtgtttttcccccctctccaggCACAGCGGCCGTTGCAGAGGTGGCCCCTGGCTTGGTGGAGATCACAGACTTCCAGCGGGTGCGTTTCCGTAAGAATTCCCATTCTCCAGCTGATCGCTAACGGGGGGGGACTGACCTCCGCACGCTCCGGGGCTCTGTCTGTCCTGTCTGTCCATCCGTTCGTCCTTCCCGTCTCCACTTCAGCCTCTGACACTGCTGGACTGACTCCACCTGCGAAACCCCAGGAGTTGCCGGGCTTCGGGATTCcggtggtttgggtttctttttggggTCCTGCCCCCACCCTGGGAAAgcggtgggtggtgggtgctgcagctgctgtgtctgtccatccatccgtccttCCCGTCTCTGCTTCAGCCTCTGATGCTGCCAGACTGACTCCACCTGTGAAACCCCCGGAGCTGCTGTGCTTGTGCTCCGGGATTccagttgttttttggtttttttttttttttgcggtttgGAAGGCGACGGGTGCTGTGGCTGCtgcgtctgtctgtctgtctgtccatctgtccgtccGCCCTGCATTAAAACtctttccccacctcccaccaAAACAGCCCCAGGGACTGATCTCTCCCTGTAGAGATGGGGGGAAGGATGTGGGGCCGGGATGATGCTCTGGGCTTGGAAAACTGGGGGGGCGAAGTACCGGCTCCCCCCTCCCGGCCAATCTGTGGGGCAGGATCAGGTCCCATGACTagcaggagggtgcaggcaggcacTGGACTCACCCCCCCTTCACgccgcctccttctcctcctgacagGCCGGCTGAGCCCCCCGATGTCCTCCGTCACCCGGGTCCCTCCCGCTGTGACCCTTCCAGCTTTCTAGAGACTGTGAGCCAGTGGGAATAACCCCagggggggcacccccacgcacaAATAccacctgcctgcacccccttggGGGATCTGGCCctcactgggggggtccccaaatccAGCTTGGTGCCCTGGGCCTTTAGGAGCAGAGGATGGTGGCGGTGAGGGTCCCCCAAAGGGGTTTGGGGGCTCCAgctatgccccccccccccccccagtttacTTTGGTTCTGGGGGGTGGTTCCCTTCTCCTGTGccctggagctgggcaggaggggtgggCTTGACCCCCCCCAACTTTGGGGTGTCTCATCCCACTGGCTCTTTGTAAAATAAACCTCCAAAACGACTTTGCACCTGTTCCTTGCTCATGGGGGTCCCCTCCCCCTTGCTGCTGGGGGTCCCCCCGCCTTGCTCAGGGGATGGGTCCCCTCTCCTCCTGAGGCcagaaaggtgggggggggggggggcgccgtcCCGGTCCCTGGAGAGGTAACGCTGTTACCTTTTGGGGGGGttcctgttttttgggggggtgaaagGAGGAGCGTGGGGGCTCCAGAGGAGGTTTTGGGGTTGAAACAAGGAGTGTTAAGAGCAGGGGGGGGCTCTACCTTAATCCCCCCTGCCGGGGACCGCTGGAGGGGACACTGAGGGCATGGCAGGTCCTGGCTGGGGGAGGAGAAGTCCCCTGGCTCCTTggactggggggggtcccagcaacTTTCCCTGGTCACCACGCGACACACAGGAGATGCTCCAAGCTGGAAATACCctgagggggggagggagaaggccccccctcccccccaggccCTCATTTGGGCTCACAAATGCTCATGAGGAAATAAATAAGGCAGGGCCTGGCActgggggagctgctgggatTTAGCAGGCGCCTGGGAAGCAACAGGGAGACAATTTCGTGGAGCCGAGATGGTTCTGCCACTCGTGTGATGAGTCTGTCAGTTCCCCATTCTGGGCCCTTGTGTCCAGTAAGTGATTTGTACCTCGTTATCTGTGAAACGCATGTGAAAGCGCACACCCCTGTGCACGCTAATGGAAATTATGGAGATCACGCTAAACATACACGATGGCAGCCACTCGTCTTGGCACCCGAATCCTGTGACACGTCATCCGAGAGAAGGGACAAACCCGGGACGAGGAGAAAATAAGTGCCACTGGAGAGAATAAAGAAGAagatggtgcctgggaaggttccTCCCCAAGAAAGatggtgcctgggaagattccctgaaaaaAGCCGCTGGAACCAGGCCCCGTGATCTCTTTATTTCCGTCTTTTTCTCCACCTCTTCTCTTCTGTGTCCCTCAGTTTCTTGTAGAGTTGTTAAGTAACAATTAGAGTCATTAAGTAATGACCTTAAGTACCTCCTGCTGTAATTCGTTTTTTACCCAACCAATTAACGTGGCCTCGTTAAGACCTGGACtaatcattttgggaaactaataaatgtttgtacgTGGCCCTTGAGATTTCTCTcaccttcatctgcagcctcGGGGATTCAGGAATCTgagtgtccccccccttcccgagAGCAGGACATGACACACCCCCCCGCCCAGTGTCACCTTTGAGCTAAAACCAGCCCAATAATCCTCAAAAAAAGCACCATTTGGGGGTTGACCCCTCATTTTCCAGCCATTACACCTGGAGACGGAGCTTTCCCGGTCCCGCTGCCCTcaacttcttcctcttttttcctttttggcctCCACTGATGAATTTCCCCACCCCGCCTCATTTTCATccgcccccccctcctgccccccccgccgtGTTGCTTCCTGTTGGGTGCCATATAAAACCCCGGTGCCGCCAGCTCTTCCCCAGGGAGCGCAGCGGCAGCCAGTGGAAGGCAggtgaggggccggggggggtgcgCGGTGCCTGAGACTCTCTCCCTTGGCCTAAAAAAATCACCCAACACCACCACGATGGGGGGGGGAAAGTTGGACCTTTGGGTCATCTCCGTCCTGCTGGTGGGATGGatttcccccccacccagggtgtgTGGTGACATTGCAGCTCCTCTTGAGGGTGTGGGTGATGGTTGGAGACACCGTGGTTCCTCCTCGTCCCTTTTTCTGTGCTCCAGGTAGCTCCATTGGCCATTGGAGGATCCCAGACCTTCCCCatcatttcttctgcttcttctttaGGGTTTCCCCCTGCCTTGGTGCTGGTGATGCTTTGGGCACCGAGAGGtcatttcccccccacccctgcccagagCCCAACTAAAATCCTCTCCTGCTGCACCCACCCAGTAGATGCTGCAGAaggtgctggagctgcagctcctctggtGTTTCCTCATCCAACTTCTTGCGCCACAAGGCTGGGGTCACTGCTGCAAGGAAGTGAGGAAACCTCTATTTCCTTAgtgaccggggcggggggggaggggagacacACAGTGTGAAGCCAAGCGCTTTAGGGCTCTTGCACCACATGTTCTCCTTGAGGAGCATCTCACCGGCTTGGTCTTGGAGGTGCTGGCTCCTTACCACAAGGGGACATGACCCTTGGATGGAGAGATGATGATGATGGCCAGAAGGAAGAGCTGGTTTACAATAAGGGTgatgagatgctggaacaggttgcccagaggagtcgtggatgccccatcttcaaggtcaggttgggccCATCTTGGGGACAGGACTAGGAGCAACATGATCTGGTGGAAATGTCCTCGTCCAAGGAAGGGGCTGGGacaagatgatctttgaaggcCCCTTCAACCCAAACCGTTGTGTGATGATCTAACAGTGTGGTTTCTAGGTTGGGAGCTGGTGGAGGATGGACTACGCGATGTCCAATTACACCTACAATTTCTCCGACTGGGGTGACTACTCCATCTATGACTTTGATGGCTACGAAGTGCCCCACAGCTACCGCGCCATCCTGGCACTCTACGCCCTCATCTTCCTTCTGGGCGTCCTGGGCAATGGGGCCGTCATCTGGGTGACCGGCTTTGAGCTGCGGCGCACGGTCAATGGCATCTGGTTCCTCAACCTCTCCGTGGCCGACCTCCTCTGTTGCCTGGCACTGCCCTTCCTGGCCCTACCACTGGCCCGTGATCACCACTGGCCATTGGGTCGCTTCGCCTGCAAGGTGGTGCCCTCCCTCACTATCCTGAACATGTTTGCCAGTGTCCTCCTCCTGACGGCCATCAGCATTGACCGTTGCACATTGGTGACACAGCCGGTGTGGTGCCAAAACCACCGGACCCTGGGGCTGGCCCGGGGGGCTTGCGCGGCCGCCTGGTTCCTGGCCACACTCCTCACCCTTCCCTCCTTCATCTTCCGCACCACCCGTTACGATGACTTCTCAGAGAAGATCACCTGTGTCATGGAATACCAGTCTGTGGGGCGCCACCAGCACCTCACTGAGCTCATCACCTCCATCACCCGCTTCCTCTGCGGCTTCCTGATGCCCTTTGTGGTGATCACAGCTTGCtacagcctgctcctggcccgTGTCCACAGCAGGGGCTTTGCCCGCTCCCAGAAAGCCATCAAGCTCATCTTGGTGGTCATCATCAGCTTCTTCATCTGCTGGTTGCCCTACCACGTGGTGGGCTTGGTCATAGCCTCCACCCATCGTCACAGCACCGTGTTCAAGGGTGCCTGGGAAGCTGACCCCATCGTGACAGGCATTGCCTACATCAACAGCTGCATCAACCCCATCATCTACGTTGTCATGGGCCAGGACTTCAAGGACAAGTTCCAGAGgtcctggagggccgtgctgcggGGTGTGCTGAGTGACGACCCCACCAGCACCATGGGGAACAGTAGTATGAAGACCAAGTCTACTGTGGATGACCAAAGCATCAGCACCATCGTGTGACCAGGAGCACAGTAGCTCTGGGGCtggaatgttgcttttttttttctcaagggcaccaccttctcctcttcttcgGAAGATCCTGCTGGGCCACCACCTTCTCCTGGGGATCCCGCTGGGTCCCATAGAGAGAAGATACCTCCACTGTCCCCTTTCCCCATGGTGGCAAGCTGGGGAAGTTGTGTCCCCACCTAACCCTGGGGACCTCCTGGCTCCCATGGTGGCCTGTCAGCAGAGAGAGGACTTTCTCCTTGCACCCAGTACCACATTCTTCCGCTTCTCCAGCCCAAGTGTGGATCCTTTTCCCAGACCCTCCCCTCTCTCAGCCCCATAAaagccacctcccagccccacatctctaCTACCCAGTGAGGTTCAAGCCAAACTCCTCTCCGTCACCCCAAAAAATCAAGTCCACCCCACTGATGGGGGTCCTTTGCCCTCCCCCTGGGCTTCACCATAGCCCTGTCCACAGTCGTCAGTAAATATTGAATCTCCTCAAGTCTTGAGCAAGATCTTAGGCCCTTGGTTCTCCTTTTTTGGGTTGGTTATTGGGCAAGATTTTTGCTGGCTCGGTGGGTTTTGAGCTGGCAGGTGATGCAGTAAGTGTCCCCAGCATGTCCCCCGCCCCTGGAAAGTCCTTGTGGTGGGTGGTAAACTCTGCCCCATGGTCTTGCATCACCTCGTGGgagctggtggagggtggtggtTGAGGCTGGTCTGATTTTTCGTCgtcccagtgctgcccagcccAGGGGCAAGTAGGGCAGGGACggttggggacagcagggatggtTGGGGACAGCTGGGCACCATGGGGATGGGCACAGTGGAGATGATTGGGGACAGTGGGGCACAGCGGGGATGGGCACAGTGGGGATGGTGGGACACAGTGGTGACAGTTGGGGATGGCCGGGAACCACCCAGATGGATAGGGATGGTCAGGGACAGTGAGGACAGTGGGGCACAGCAGTgatggctggggacaggggggcacCACAGGGATGGTTGGGGACAGTAGGAACACTTGGAGACAGTGGGGCCCAACAGTGATGGCTGGGGACAATGGGAGACAGTGGGG includes:
- the CCDC9 gene encoding LOW QUALITY PROTEIN: coiled-coil domain-containing protein 9 (The sequence of the model RefSeq protein was modified relative to this genomic sequence to represent the inferred CDS: deleted 1 base in 1 codon), with protein sequence GSGSRWEAVGRVQPVPEGSVCGPAAAAMSAALDLRSKEEKDAELDKRIEALRKKNEALIKRYQEIEEDRKKAEQEVTALRRARPPEAEAERRWVDASTLQVMLSPGEKRVVKDKKPLGTPKPGHGASPRVSGRAGLRSVRSPRGEPPPDTLWGETGGNSVTLGEHGGWGRRLRGRGAAGPVMGGDAGPDRKSKEWEERRRRNIEKMNEEMEKIAEYERNQRDGLHEKNPVRNFLDDPRRSGPFQEADRKEGSRRHVRNWGGPDFDKVKAGMEREKTWQGPGRRSSPKTGGQLDMTLSMTGRERAEYVRWKKERDQIDRERLARHRKPTGQWRREWDAEKSDSMFKEGSAVAPASEAGSGEENRRLPPKPPTFGEFLTPHRTPRRKKGRGQGGRTKPYSMHDNRWEEKELLAPSEEAENQRAEETPSERPPEPSASLSPEEDEDQWEDVSEEEEEEEEEEEEEEEEEGSPDLSSEAEPPRSASPKAQRPPRTGQAAAPQLPVPPSTPERGVCTPPSPFSPLGGHQPVPDWAEEMDLASPRSSLGDSPLSGPTVPKARGAPGETPGLSPMELTGPPSGVQSPTGPPPGEEVRPSMGQEALEKLEEAAGSLAEDRTQGAPSPGTAAVAEVAPGLVEITDFQRVPGGGWTTRCPITPTISPTGVTTPSMTLMATKCPTATAPSWHSTPSSSFWASWAMGPSSG
- the LOC141476481 gene encoding C5a anaphylatoxin chemotactic receptor 1-like, whose amino-acid sequence is MFASVLLLTAISIDRCTLVTQPVWCQNHRTLGLARGACAAAWFLATLLTLPSFIFRTTRYDDFSEKITCVMEYQSVGRHQHLTELITSITRFLCGFLMPFVVITACYSLLLARVHSRGFARSQKAIKLILVVIISFFICWLPYHVVGLVIASTHRHSTVFKGAWEADPIVTGIAYINSCINPIIYVVMGQDFKDKFQRSWRAVLRGVLSDDPTSTMGNSSMKTKSTVDDQSISTIV